The Pantoea phytobeneficialis genome has a segment encoding these proteins:
- the tssK gene encoding type VI secretion system baseplate subunit TssK produces the protein MKTEQPLWGRGVMISPQHFQQQTAWMDWRSECLANMGLNHPWGVFQAEFELESLRQGRLQPRHLRVRFRDGTLIDTQNADPLPPTLTLSSEHKEGVVVLALPQMYANGGNCLQPDQVAERPVRFRQHWRDIRNLFGDDSKQIAVLHPELALRFAHQDNSDWLTCPLVRLQRDAQGTWTIDSQFLPPLLVMSGHCGLMTSLEQLMTQLRARLARLMGMRRESNQRMADFAVADVSLFWLLNALNSAEPVLANFLRYPQSAPERLYPELARLAGSLLTFSLEHQVNAIPCYQHDDLNNVFPPLLRLLSQLLEASLPSRVVAIEMSHDRRLRQWRARLNDPRLREEADFYLSVRSPLPVVQLQEQVPRQCKVGSPDDVVSLVNTSQLGVPLQPLSHVPAAIPLRLENQYFSLDLSHPAARAMLESGCCMFYVPGTLGDPELELFAVLRT, from the coding sequence ATGAAAACCGAACAACCGCTGTGGGGGCGGGGGGTGATGATCTCGCCCCAGCATTTCCAACAGCAGACGGCCTGGATGGATTGGCGCAGTGAGTGTCTGGCAAACATGGGGCTCAATCATCCCTGGGGGGTATTTCAGGCTGAGTTTGAACTGGAATCGCTAAGGCAGGGTCGGCTTCAGCCCCGGCATCTGCGGGTCCGTTTTCGCGATGGAACGTTGATTGATACGCAAAATGCCGATCCACTCCCTCCGACACTGACATTGAGTTCTGAGCACAAGGAGGGGGTCGTGGTGCTGGCGCTCCCGCAAATGTACGCCAACGGCGGCAATTGTCTGCAACCCGATCAGGTGGCGGAACGTCCGGTGCGTTTTCGTCAGCACTGGCGCGACATTCGCAATCTGTTTGGTGATGACTCAAAACAGATTGCCGTGTTGCATCCGGAGCTGGCGCTGCGCTTTGCCCATCAGGACAACAGCGATTGGTTGACCTGTCCACTGGTGCGTCTGCAACGGGATGCGCAGGGAACCTGGACAATTGACAGTCAGTTTCTTCCCCCGCTGCTGGTGATGAGTGGACATTGCGGGTTAATGACTTCTCTGGAACAACTGATGACGCAGCTGCGTGCGCGGCTGGCTCGTCTGATGGGGATGCGTCGTGAAAGCAACCAGCGTATGGCTGATTTCGCTGTCGCAGATGTGTCGTTGTTCTGGTTGTTAAATGCGTTGAACAGCGCTGAGCCGGTACTGGCAAATTTCTTGCGCTATCCGCAAAGCGCGCCAGAGCGGTTATATCCGGAACTGGCACGGCTGGCGGGTAGTTTGCTGACATTTTCCCTTGAGCACCAGGTCAACGCGATACCTTGCTATCAGCATGATGATCTCAACAATGTATTTCCGCCGTTATTGAGGCTGCTTTCCCAGCTGCTGGAAGCCAGCCTGCCTTCACGCGTGGTGGCGATTGAGATGAGCCATGATCGCAGGCTGCGCCAGTGGCGTGCTCGCCTCAATGATCCTCGTTTGCGTGAAGAGGCGGATTTCTATCTTTCCGTACGCTCACCCTTACCCGTGGTGCAACTTCAGGAACAGGTTCCACGTCAGTGCAAAGTGGGTAGCCCGGATGATGTTGTCAGCCTGGTGAACACTTCACAGTTGGGGGTTCCACTCCAGCCATTGAGCCATGTTCCAGCCGCCATTCCGTTGCGGCTGGAAAATCAATATTTCTCACTCGACCTGTCGCATCCGGCAGCACGCGCGATGCTGGAGAGCGGCTGCTGCATGTTTTACGTCCCCGGTACCCTGGGGGACCCGGAACTTGAACTCTTTGCGGTACTAAGAACATGA
- a CDS encoding OmpA family protein, with product MKSALQRWKMWWADFRRPLHSAPSFSKALPDADYRLPVVLSCGDDAEGWPQGEFVRLVPQGCWIRIMASSELQHVLRQLLQCRPGWGGQIAVCISVNPQQHTQHSALENQLHELRWQIGVLRRETRQALPLLITIRVAGNVTLTATPLWQVTTSEAGTQIWYQGQAPQSIEQWLAKADSTVLQQQVLFNSVERGFGQQVRQIFTAQHPDVDAVPPYAILSALQSALVQEQPDSLWRQWLSRHTTLQSVAGWSANQDEYAQPDFFLPLLPRGQGFTPFRRVLPVVLTGLFVSAIIAMSCSAWHNQSLIRRIAFDLASYQAIAMTEVAPKAAAVAVLREDAAQLNHWARQGAPLYLGLGLYRGERLHLPVLNAIRSWQPSPLHPHQPEPQPTIAQLDSLALFDSGKAELKSGSTKVLINALIGIRARPGWLIVISGHTDNTGDPGFNQQLSLKRAEAVRNWMRDTGAIAESCFAVQGYGVSRPLATNDTSEGRETNRRVEIHLVPQADACQVPDDTLLSSRDGDGNQHLTE from the coding sequence ATGAAGTCTGCACTTCAGCGTTGGAAGATGTGGTGGGCTGATTTCCGTCGCCCTCTACATTCTGCTCCGTCATTCAGTAAGGCTTTGCCAGACGCGGACTATCGCCTGCCGGTGGTGCTGTCTTGCGGCGATGACGCAGAGGGCTGGCCGCAGGGAGAATTTGTCCGACTCGTGCCACAGGGGTGCTGGATACGCATCATGGCCAGCAGCGAGCTCCAGCATGTTTTGCGTCAGTTGCTGCAATGTCGTCCTGGCTGGGGTGGGCAGATTGCCGTCTGTATCAGCGTTAATCCGCAGCAGCATACACAACACTCAGCGCTGGAAAACCAGCTTCATGAATTACGTTGGCAAATTGGTGTGCTGCGGCGTGAAACGCGGCAGGCGTTGCCGTTGCTGATAACCATCAGAGTGGCGGGCAACGTCACGCTGACGGCAACTCCTCTGTGGCAAGTTACGACCTCAGAGGCGGGAACGCAGATCTGGTACCAGGGACAGGCACCACAATCCATCGAGCAGTGGTTAGCAAAGGCGGATAGCACCGTGCTACAGCAGCAGGTGCTGTTTAACTCGGTGGAGCGCGGTTTCGGCCAGCAGGTGCGCCAGATCTTTACTGCGCAGCATCCGGATGTTGATGCAGTGCCACCTTATGCCATCCTCAGCGCGCTGCAATCCGCGCTGGTGCAGGAACAGCCGGATTCACTTTGGCGGCAATGGCTGTCCAGGCACACCACCTTGCAGTCGGTTGCTGGCTGGTCGGCAAACCAGGATGAGTATGCCCAACCTGATTTCTTCCTACCCTTGTTACCTCGCGGGCAGGGCTTTACCCCTTTTCGCCGGGTGCTGCCGGTTGTCCTGACGGGCTTGTTTGTCTCCGCGATCATCGCGATGAGTTGCAGCGCATGGCACAACCAGTCGCTTATCCGTCGTATCGCGTTTGATCTCGCCAGTTACCAGGCTATTGCCATGACTGAGGTAGCGCCAAAAGCGGCGGCAGTTGCGGTACTGAGAGAGGATGCTGCTCAGCTGAACCACTGGGCTCGACAGGGTGCACCTTTGTATCTGGGACTGGGGCTGTATCGTGGTGAGCGTCTGCACCTGCCCGTCTTGAATGCTATCCGTAGCTGGCAGCCTTCTCCATTGCATCCACATCAGCCTGAACCCCAACCGACGATTGCCCAGCTTGACAGCCTGGCTTTGTTTGATTCTGGCAAAGCAGAGCTGAAGTCGGGCTCTACCAAAGTACTGATTAATGCCCTGATTGGCATTCGAGCCAGACCGGGCTGGCTGATTGTGATCAGCGGCCATACCGACAATACCGGCGATCCCGGATTTAATCAGCAGCTTTCACTGAAACGTGCCGAAGCCGTGCGTAACTGGATGCGGGACACCGGTGCTATAGCGGAGAGCTGCTTTGCGGTGCAGGGATACGGTGTCAGTCGTCCTCTTGCTACCAACGATACCTCGGAGGGGCGCGAGACCAACCGGCGTGTCGAAATCCATCTGGTGCCGCAGGCAGATGCCTGTCAGGTGCCAGATGACACCCTGCTGTCATCACGGGATGGTGACGGTAATCAACACTTAACGGAGTGA
- the tssC gene encoding type VI secretion system contractile sheath large subunit gives MPAKNETATGGQTTVLERPASAGIYNSLFEKINLNPVSQLRELDIWQDNQAMSDASADERVTAAMQVLLECLKQHGSKVEKLDKTLLDLHIAHLDQQISRQLDLVMHHPVFQQVESTWRGLKSLVDKADFRQNVKIALLDLSKEALRQDFEDSPEIIQSGLYLQTYVSEYDTPGGEPIAAMISAWEFDASAQDIALLRNIARVAASAHMPFIGSVGPAFFLKENMEEVAAIKDIGNYFDRAEYIKWKSFRESDDARYIGLTMPRVLGRLPYGPDTVPVRSFNYVEEVKGPDHDKYLWINASFAFAANMVRSFIHNGWCVQIRGPQAGGAVQDLPIHLYDLGTGNQVKIPSEVMIPETREFEFANLGFIPLSYYKNRDYACFFSANSTQKPVQYDTADATANSRINARLPYIFLLSRIAHYLKMIQRENIGTTKDRRLLEMELNTWVRSLVTEMTDPGDDLQASHPLRDARVVVEDIEDNPGFFRVKFFAVPHFQVEGMDVNLSLVSQMPKAKS, from the coding sequence ATGCCTGCAAAGAATGAAACTGCTACTGGCGGTCAAACGACTGTGCTTGAAAGACCAGCTTCGGCCGGTATTTATAACTCCCTGTTCGAAAAAATTAATCTCAATCCGGTGTCGCAACTTCGTGAGTTAGACATCTGGCAGGACAATCAGGCAATGTCCGATGCCAGTGCGGATGAACGCGTTACCGCAGCGATGCAGGTGCTACTGGAATGCCTGAAACAACATGGTTCGAAAGTTGAGAAGCTCGACAAAACGTTGCTGGATCTCCACATTGCACACCTTGATCAACAAATCAGTCGCCAGCTTGACCTGGTAATGCATCACCCCGTTTTTCAGCAAGTTGAGTCCACCTGGCGTGGTCTGAAATCTTTGGTTGATAAGGCCGATTTTCGCCAGAACGTCAAAATTGCCCTACTGGACCTTTCCAAAGAAGCTCTGCGTCAGGATTTTGAAGATTCACCGGAGATTATCCAGAGCGGCCTCTATCTGCAAACATATGTCAGCGAGTATGACACTCCCGGTGGTGAACCCATTGCGGCGATGATCTCGGCGTGGGAGTTTGATGCTTCCGCCCAGGATATTGCCCTGTTGCGTAATATCGCCAGGGTGGCGGCCTCGGCACATATGCCATTTATCGGTTCCGTCGGCCCGGCATTTTTCCTGAAAGAAAATATGGAAGAGGTCGCCGCCATTAAGGATATCGGCAATTACTTCGACCGCGCCGAGTACATCAAGTGGAAGTCCTTCCGGGAAAGTGATGATGCGCGTTATATCGGCCTGACTATGCCCCGTGTGCTGGGACGTCTGCCTTATGGTCCGGATACCGTGCCGGTGCGTAGCTTTAACTACGTCGAGGAGGTGAAAGGCCCGGATCATGATAAATATCTGTGGATTAACGCGTCCTTCGCCTTTGCCGCCAACATGGTGCGCAGTTTTATCCACAATGGTTGGTGTGTACAAATTCGCGGCCCACAGGCGGGTGGTGCAGTACAGGACTTACCTATCCACCTCTACGATCTTGGCACGGGTAATCAGGTAAAAATACCTTCCGAAGTGATGATCCCGGAAACCCGTGAATTTGAGTTTGCCAATCTCGGCTTTATTCCGCTGAGCTACTACAAAAACCGCGATTATGCCTGCTTTTTCTCGGCTAATTCGACGCAAAAGCCGGTTCAGTATGATACTGCCGATGCCACCGCCAACAGCCGCATCAACGCACGACTGCCTTACATTTTTCTGCTATCGCGAATTGCGCACTATCTGAAGATGATCCAGCGTGAAAATATCGGTACCACCAAGGATCGACGTCTGCTGGAGATGGAGTTGAACACCTGGGTACGTAGCCTGGTCACGGAGATGACTGATCCCGGCGATGATCTTCAGGCATCGCACCCCCTGCGCGACGCTCGGGTGGTGGTGGAGGACATTGAAGATAACCCCGGCTTTTTCCGCGTGAAGTTTTTCGCGGTGCCGCATTTCCAGGTGGAAGGCATGGATGTCAACCTGTCGCTGGTTTCACAGATGCCAAAAGCGAAATCGTAA
- the tssB gene encoding type VI secretion system contractile sheath small subunit has protein sequence MSNSYQNEIPKARVNIKLDLHTGGSQKKVELPLKLLVTGDFSHGQETRLISEREKVEVNKNNFNNVLAEFSPAINLNVPDTLAADGSEQWLNLTFREISDFEPEQVARQIPQLKAMLAMRNLLRDLKSNLLDNVTFRKEFEAILKDPALSDELRAELTSLVPEKA, from the coding sequence ATGAGCAATTCTTATCAAAATGAGATCCCGAAGGCGCGAGTCAATATCAAACTGGACCTACATACAGGGGGGAGCCAGAAGAAAGTTGAACTGCCACTTAAGTTATTGGTTACGGGGGATTTTAGTCATGGTCAGGAAACTCGCCTGATTTCTGAACGAGAAAAAGTCGAAGTTAACAAAAACAATTTCAACAATGTACTGGCGGAGTTTTCGCCTGCCATCAATCTGAATGTACCGGATACACTTGCCGCTGACGGCAGCGAACAGTGGCTGAACCTGACTTTCCGCGAGATCAGCGACTTTGAACCGGAACAGGTTGCCCGCCAAATCCCGCAACTTAAAGCGATGCTCGCGATGCGCAATTTGTTGCGCGACCTTAAATCCAACCTGCTCGATAACGTTACCTTCCGCAAAGAATTTGAAGCCATCCTGAAAGATCCCGCGCTGAGCGATGAATTGCGCGCTGAACTGACCTCCCTGGTGCCAGAAAAGGCCTAA
- a CDS encoding RHS repeat-associated core domain-containing protein encodes MQSNGNIMQREQYRYCVPGTRVLKSSSQKNANSVQQHVIRYLPGIEMRMRYAGTRQKEKLTVITVNNLRIYCWLSGMPEGTDNQLQRHSIQNRNHSSTLEIDGEAGVISREEYYPYGGTAIWLTRSQIEACYKTLHYSGKERDITGLVYYGYRYYSSWIMRWMNPDPAGRIDGLNLFSMVENNPETFNDHDGLARKNSDKTHITYKQGFIAWKQQELWKNPNWDVKTGRALYGKIDKTSLLDESFIIDPPSHNYVCLWANCNYQSNLQKNYHAHLKDIHSDGRPFKCDWEGCGLDYIHSSGLAKHYNTHTRDKTYFCDQAGCNRSFFYPSALAQHLAKHENLRNYRCEKCNRGFNTSGELSQHIRIVHAVRRDFFCQESGCKKTFKSLSELKIHINRCHKEHRYCCDDCGLSFSTRRGLSIHINTHTGDTPYKCHFQNCDYEAGHPFSLTRHLLKKHEYNAPDGRCKNTRLHSHPH; translated from the coding sequence ATGCAATCAAACGGAAATATCATGCAGCGTGAGCAGTATCGTTACTGCGTGCCTGGCACACGCGTGCTAAAGTCCTCGTCACAAAAAAATGCCAATTCGGTGCAACAGCATGTCATCCGTTATTTGCCAGGAATTGAAATGCGTATGCGCTATGCGGGAACCAGACAGAAAGAAAAATTAACGGTGATAACCGTCAATAATTTGCGAATCTACTGCTGGTTGTCAGGCATGCCTGAAGGGACCGATAACCAACTTCAACGCCACAGCATTCAGAATCGGAATCACAGCAGTACACTGGAAATTGATGGCGAAGCGGGAGTCATCAGCCGCGAAGAATATTATCCTTACGGCGGAACAGCCATCTGGTTAACTCGAAGCCAAATAGAAGCATGTTATAAAACCCTTCATTATTCAGGTAAAGAGCGCGACATAACTGGCCTGGTTTATTATGGTTATCGATATTATTCCTCCTGGATAATGCGCTGGATGAATCCTGATCCTGCGGGGAGGATTGACGGGCTTAATCTATTTTCCATGGTTGAGAACAATCCTGAAACCTTTAACGATCATGATGGTCTGGCTCGCAAAAATAGTGATAAAACGCATATCACTTATAAACAGGGCTTTATTGCATGGAAACAACAGGAATTATGGAAGAATCCCAACTGGGATGTGAAAACTGGTCGAGCTTTATATGGAAAAATTGATAAAACATCGCTATTGGATGAAAGTTTTATCATTGACCCTCCCAGTCACAATTACGTTTGCTTGTGGGCCAACTGTAATTACCAAAGCAACTTACAGAAAAATTACCATGCTCATCTGAAAGATATTCATTCTGATGGCCGTCCTTTTAAATGTGACTGGGAGGGTTGTGGACTGGATTATATTCACAGTAGTGGTTTGGCGAAACATTATAATACCCATACCCGGGATAAAACCTATTTTTGTGATCAGGCTGGTTGCAATCGCTCTTTTTTCTATCCGAGTGCGCTGGCACAACACCTTGCGAAGCATGAAAACTTGCGAAATTATCGGTGTGAAAAGTGTAACCGAGGATTTAATACCTCTGGTGAATTAAGCCAGCATATTAGAATAGTTCATGCTGTACGAAGAGATTTTTTTTGTCAGGAGAGCGGTTGCAAAAAAACGTTCAAATCCTTATCTGAACTTAAGATCCATATCAATCGATGTCACAAAGAGCATCGCTATTGTTGTGATGACTGCGGATTAAGTTTTTCGACACGTCGTGGATTGAGCATTCATATTAATACCCACACCGGTGATACACCTTATAAATGCCACTTCCAGAATTGCGACTATGAGGCTGGGCATCCCTTTTCTCTAACACGCCATCTTCTAAAAAAACATGAGTACAATGCGCCTGATGGGCGTTGCAAAAACACACGGTTACATTCACACCCGCATTAA
- the tssD gene encoding type VI secretion system tube protein TssD, translating to MAIPVYLWLKDDGGGAIKGSVEAENREGSIEVVAMKHQVHIPTDDNTGKVTGTRIHAPLQFTKAIDSSSPYLYKAVTTGQTLDSAELKYYLIDSGGNEVEYFNIKLEKVKVVKVSPLMHDIKDTTKEKRNHLEEIELRYEKITWNYKDGNLVHSDEWNARPVAVAAG from the coding sequence ATGGCGATTCCAGTTTATCTGTGGCTGAAGGACGATGGCGGCGGGGCGATTAAAGGCTCGGTCGAGGCTGAAAACCGTGAAGGAAGCATTGAGGTGGTTGCAATGAAACATCAGGTGCATATCCCCACCGATGACAACACCGGCAAGGTGACAGGCACACGTATCCATGCGCCATTGCAGTTTACCAAAGCGATCGACTCCTCCAGCCCCTATCTCTATAAGGCAGTGACTACCGGCCAGACGCTGGACAGTGCTGAACTGAAATATTACCTCATCGATAGTGGTGGGAACGAAGTGGAGTACTTCAACATCAAGCTGGAAAAAGTAAAGGTGGTGAAGGTGAGTCCACTGATGCATGACATCAAAGACACCACCAAAGAGAAGCGTAATCACCTGGAAGAGATTGAGCTGCGCTACGAGAAAATCACCTGGAACTATAAAGACGGCAACCTTGTTCATTCTGATGAGTGGAATGCGCGACCTGTCGCGGTTGCGGCTGGCTAA
- the tssL gene encoding type VI secretion system protein TssL, short form, producing the protein MSDNQLESPVDIDALMLNCWLQVIGLRHQPQFREGEGKALWQRCVTDIERVQKVLRNAGVSDESRHDILRAHCALLDEAVKGRGVQDDACTQWYHLPLQGHFLHTIDAGETLCDRMRQVLSQPAADAQVVKCFHRVMLLGFLGGYPSLDVTERQNLIGALNERVPPCSLTTDQPLLVGAGSGLSQGVLSHWPVRLGIAALLLLALWWGLDRWLDQLIATLLPEVKG; encoded by the coding sequence ATGAGTGACAACCAACTGGAAAGTCCCGTGGATATTGATGCACTGATGCTGAACTGCTGGCTCCAGGTCATCGGTCTTCGGCATCAGCCACAATTCAGGGAGGGAGAGGGCAAAGCGTTATGGCAGCGTTGCGTGACTGACATCGAGCGGGTTCAGAAAGTCCTGCGTAATGCAGGCGTCAGTGACGAAAGCCGTCACGATATCCTGCGCGCGCATTGTGCATTACTCGATGAAGCGGTCAAGGGGCGTGGCGTGCAGGATGATGCCTGCACGCAGTGGTATCACCTGCCGCTTCAGGGGCACTTTCTGCATACCATCGATGCCGGTGAAACGTTGTGTGACCGGATGCGGCAGGTACTTAGCCAGCCCGCTGCGGATGCTCAGGTAGTGAAGTGCTTTCATCGGGTGATGTTGTTGGGATTCCTTGGCGGCTATCCGTCGCTGGACGTTACGGAGCGTCAAAACCTGATCGGGGCGCTCAATGAACGTGTTCCCCCTTGCTCGCTCACCACTGATCAGCCTCTGTTGGTTGGGGCTGGCAGCGGTTTGTCGCAGGGCGTGTTGAGCCACTGGCCGGTTCGCCTGGGAATTGCCGCGTTGCTGCTGTTGGCTTTGTGGTGGGGGCTGGATCGCTGGCTGGATCAACTGATAGCGACACTGTTGCCCGAGGTGAAAGGATGA
- the tssH gene encoding type VI secretion system ATPase TssH, with product MEHQSAVLLRRLNPFCARALEAAACLCQTRTHAEITPEHWLLKLLEAGEGDLTVIARRYAWDLDAIWQSLLRYLDTLPRTVRSNPSLSARLQTLLKQSWLCASLENESTQIRTLHVLMAIVDTPALLVCDELWPLLTLGKTQLDRLCPLLEEQSDERVRPPEIFSAAAALPAPGVKHDAHQAVLDRFTLDLTARARAGHIDPVFGRDNEIRQMVDILARRRKNNPILVGEPGVGKTALVEGLALRIVQGNVPDSLKSVSVRTLDAGLLQAGAGVKGEFEQRLKNIIAAVQQATSPVLLFIDEAHTLIGAGNPAGSVDAANLLKPALARGELRTIAATTWSEYKQYFERDAALERRFQRVQVDEPDDETACLMLRGLKPRYAQHHGVYISDEAVRAAVALSRRYLTGRQLPDKAVDLLDTASARVRMSLDTVPESLVRLRAQIVALEIEQQALLEDCAVGHYDGNNRLAETRQLIRQHNDDLAVLETRYQQEKKLTEQLLACRSDPSREQEIAALQDELIKVQQTAPLLALDVDARTVANVVADWTGIPLSSLMKDEQSELLMLDTVLAQRIVGQDHALHAIAQRLRATKTGLAAENGPQGVFLLVGSSGTGKTETARALADTLYGGQRSLITLNFSEYQEAHTVSQLKGSPPGYVGYGQGGILTEAVRKRPYSVVLLDEVEKAHPDVLNLFYQVFDRGVMRDGEGREIDFRNTVILMTSNLGSDPLMQLLEEHPDTSDAELQERLRPLLRDHFQPALLARFQTVIYRPLTPAAMRTIVAMKLDLVSQRLAQHYGVCTRLEENLYDALTSACLLPDSGARNIDNLLNQQILPVLSQQLLTLIAAGHKTTVLKLGWDIEQGIVLSLEDQSVGVAGG from the coding sequence ATGGAACATCAATCCGCCGTTTTGTTGCGACGCCTCAATCCCTTCTGCGCGCGAGCCCTCGAGGCTGCGGCCTGTTTATGTCAGACGCGAACCCACGCAGAGATCACGCCTGAACACTGGCTGCTGAAGTTACTGGAGGCAGGTGAAGGTGATCTGACGGTGATCGCCCGTCGTTATGCATGGGATTTGGATGCCATCTGGCAATCTTTGTTGCGGTATCTGGATACTCTGCCTCGTACCGTACGCAGCAATCCCTCGCTTTCAGCTCGCTTGCAAACATTGCTGAAGCAGAGCTGGTTGTGTGCTTCGCTGGAAAATGAAAGCACTCAGATTCGCACGCTCCATGTGTTGATGGCGATCGTGGATACCCCAGCGCTGTTGGTGTGTGATGAACTCTGGCCGCTACTGACATTGGGTAAAACTCAGCTTGATCGCTTGTGCCCACTGCTTGAAGAACAGTCCGATGAGCGGGTCAGACCGCCTGAGATTTTTAGTGCCGCAGCGGCATTGCCTGCTCCCGGTGTAAAACACGATGCACATCAGGCGGTGCTGGATCGTTTTACCCTTGATCTCACTGCCCGCGCCCGCGCTGGCCATATCGATCCGGTATTTGGGCGTGACAATGAAATCCGTCAGATGGTGGATATCCTCGCTCGCCGACGCAAAAACAATCCGATTCTGGTGGGGGAACCTGGCGTGGGTAAAACCGCGCTGGTGGAGGGGCTGGCGCTGCGTATCGTGCAGGGAAACGTACCGGATAGCCTGAAGTCAGTTAGCGTTCGTACTCTTGATGCGGGCCTGCTCCAGGCGGGGGCGGGTGTAAAAGGTGAGTTTGAACAACGGCTGAAAAATATCATTGCGGCAGTACAGCAGGCAACCAGCCCGGTGCTGCTGTTTATTGATGAAGCCCATACCCTGATCGGCGCAGGCAATCCGGCGGGTAGCGTCGATGCTGCCAATCTGCTGAAACCGGCACTGGCAAGGGGGGAACTCCGCACTATCGCGGCCACTACCTGGAGTGAATACAAACAATATTTCGAACGTGATGCAGCATTGGAACGGCGTTTTCAACGTGTGCAGGTTGATGAGCCAGATGATGAAACCGCTTGCCTGATGCTACGCGGCCTGAAACCCCGCTATGCACAACACCACGGCGTCTACATTTCAGACGAGGCGGTGCGTGCTGCGGTGGCCCTGTCGCGGCGTTATTTGACGGGCCGCCAACTGCCGGATAAAGCCGTTGATCTGCTGGACACCGCCAGTGCGCGGGTACGCATGAGCCTGGACACTGTGCCGGAATCGCTGGTACGACTCAGGGCGCAAATTGTCGCGCTTGAGATCGAACAACAAGCATTGCTGGAGGATTGTGCTGTCGGCCATTATGACGGCAACAATCGCCTGGCGGAGACCCGGCAGCTTATCCGCCAGCACAATGACGATCTGGCTGTGCTGGAAACGCGATATCAACAGGAAAAAAAACTAACGGAACAGCTGCTGGCTTGCCGCAGCGATCCTTCCCGCGAACAGGAGATTGCCGCGCTACAGGATGAGCTGATTAAGGTTCAGCAGACTGCACCACTGCTGGCGCTCGATGTGGACGCACGCACGGTGGCGAATGTCGTCGCTGACTGGACCGGCATCCCGCTCTCCTCACTAATGAAAGACGAGCAGAGTGAGTTGCTGATGCTGGACACCGTGCTGGCTCAGCGCATTGTTGGACAAGATCACGCGCTGCATGCAATTGCACAACGGTTGCGGGCAACCAAAACCGGCCTCGCGGCGGAAAATGGCCCACAAGGGGTATTTCTGCTGGTGGGTAGCAGCGGCACCGGAAAAACCGAAACCGCCCGGGCGCTGGCGGATACCCTTTACGGTGGTCAGCGCTCGCTTATCACCCTCAACTTCAGCGAATATCAGGAAGCGCACACTGTCAGTCAGCTTAAGGGTTCACCTCCGGGATACGTCGGTTATGGTCAGGGCGGTATCCTTACGGAAGCGGTACGTAAGCGTCCCTATAGCGTGGTGCTGCTGGATGAAGTGGAAAAAGCGCACCCTGATGTGTTGAACCTGTTTTATCAGGTATTCGATCGCGGAGTTATGCGCGACGGTGAAGGTCGCGAGATCGATTTTCGCAATACCGTTATCCTGATGACCTCTAATCTCGGCAGCGATCCACTGATGCAACTCCTGGAGGAGCATCCCGACACCAGCGATGCTGAGCTACAGGAACGGTTACGTCCACTGCTGCGTGACCATTTCCAGCCAGCCCTGCTGGCACGCTTCCAGACGGTGATCTACCGGCCACTCACACCGGCAGCGATGCGCACCATCGTTGCCATGAAGTTGGACCTGGTCAGCCAACGCCTGGCTCAACACTATGGCGTCTGTACCAGGCTTGAAGAAAACCTGTATGACGCCCTCACCTCCGCCTGCCTGCTGCCGGATAGCGGCGCACGTAATATCGACAATCTGCTGAACCAACAGATTCTCCCGGTACTAAGCCAACAACTACTGACGCTGATCGCTGCCGGGCATAAAACCACCGTCCTGAAGCTGGGCTGGGATATTGAGCAGGGCATTGTGCTGTCTTTGGAAGATCAGAGCGTTGGTGTGGCTGGTGGATAA